The genome window CTCGGCATTGCGCGCCCTAGGCGTGCGTCGCATCGCGATGGGTACACCTTATCTGGACTTCGTTAACCGTCGAGAGGTTACGTTTCTGGAGAAGCATGGTTTCACTGTGACCAAGTATCTCGGCCTCGAACTCGGCAAGAACCAGCAAGAGCGCCGTTGCATCGGGCACGTCCCACCGGAGTCGGTGTATAGGATGGCGCTGGAGATCGATACGCCTGAAGCGGAGGCAATCTTCATCAGCTGCGCTAATCTCGCCACCCTCGATGTCATCGAGGAGATCGAGCATACGCTTGGCAAACCCGTCGTGACCAGTAATACTGCCAGCTTCTGGGCCTGCCTGAGGACCCTTCGTATCAATTCGAGTATCGTCGGTTATGGTCGGTTGCTGAGCGACTTCACAGAGCCGATTGATGCCACCCCGGTCGATTGATTCGTCCCCATCTCAATTTGGAGCCACTCAATGAAACGTCGTCAGTTTAATAACCTATTAGCCGTTGCCGCTGCCGCCAGTGTCCTACCCTCGATAGCCCATGCCCAGGCTTGGCCATCCAAGCCGATCAGTCTGATCATTCCGTTTCCACCGGGGGGTAACACCGATTTCTTGGCGCGTATCACGGCCGAATGGCTCAGCAAGGCGCTCAATAACCCTGTAATCGCCGAGAACCGCCCCGGCGCTGGTGGCACGATTGCCGCCGAG of bacterium contains these proteins:
- a CDS encoding decarboxylase, translating into MSALQLSRPYGWRGKIGLITPSSNNINEPEFYRLAPPGVTIHTARVLLTGEMNEASFHRMAGELGRAAKELATAEVDIVLYGCTAGSVIVPLSELTASIVEQTCTPALVTAGAVVSALRALGVRRIAMGTPYLDFVNRREVTFLEKHGFTVTKYLGLELGKNQQERRCIGHVPPESVYRMALEIDTPEAEAIFISCANLATLDVIEEIEHTLGKPVVTSNTASFWACLRTLRINSSIVGYGRLLSDFTEPIDATPVD
- a CDS encoding ABC transporter substrate-binding protein, whose amino-acid sequence is MKRRQFNNLLAVAAAASVLPSIAHAQAWPSKPISLIIPFPPGGNTDFLARITAEWLSKALNNPVIAENRPGAGGTIAAE